One stretch of Thalassovita sp. DNA includes these proteins:
- a CDS encoding histidine phosphatase family protein, with the protein MSNITLVRHGQANTAARDEANYDALSDLGHQQASWLGDHMRSSGEHYERIYCGTLIRHRQTADAMALCDGAEVIVDDRLNEMEFFTLANLLLDQQEIAIPREREDFVSYLPMLMGKWQAGEILNPPESYQDFEYRTASVIAEIAQGRGSALAVTSGGLIAMALRGVLKLDTHGFSRLALAIMNSSVHRLHHVGGDFMMTQFNAVPHLDRSDRQHAQTHL; encoded by the coding sequence ATGTCCAACATTACACTTGTCCGCCACGGCCAGGCCAACACCGCCGCCCGTGACGAAGCCAACTATGACGCGCTCAGCGATCTTGGCCACCAGCAAGCCAGCTGGCTAGGCGATCACATGCGTTCCAGTGGCGAACACTATGAACGTATCTATTGCGGCACCCTGATCCGCCATCGCCAAACCGCGGACGCCATGGCGCTATGCGACGGGGCTGAGGTCATCGTGGATGACCGGCTGAATGAGATGGAGTTCTTCACACTCGCCAATCTGTTGCTGGACCAACAGGAGATTGCGATTCCGCGTGAGCGCGAAGACTTTGTCAGCTACCTGCCGATGCTGATGGGCAAATGGCAGGCGGGTGAAATCCTGAACCCACCAGAAAGCTATCAGGACTTTGAGTATCGCACCGCCTCGGTCATCGCCGAAATCGCCCAGGGCCGGGGATCGGCACTGGCCGTGACCTCAGGCGGGTTGATCGCAATGGCCCTGCGCGGCGTGCTGAAATTGGACACGCACGGGTTTTCCCGGTTGGCGCTGGCGATCATGAACAGCTCCGTCCACCGTCTGCATCACGTCGGCGGTGACTTTATGATGACCCAATTCAACGCCGTGCCGCATTTGGATCGATCCGACCGGCAGCACGCGCAAACACATCTGTAA
- a CDS encoding WGR domain-containing protein encodes MTCCLLYRSSEQNFRPRFYRVEIAMNLFEEVSVLREWGISGGKGTSKIDIFGNLRHASEAADKARRSAMRRGYRRSDAA; translated from the coding sequence ATGACTTGCTGCCTGCTGTATCGCTCTTCCGAGCAGAACTTCCGCCCCCGGTTTTACCGCGTGGAAATCGCCATGAACCTTTTCGAAGAGGTTTCAGTTCTGCGCGAATGGGGCATCTCGGGCGGCAAAGGCACCTCAAAGATCGATATCTTCGGAAATCTACGCCACGCCTCTGAAGCGGCGGACAAGGCGCGCCGCTCGGCCATGCGCCGGGGATATCGCCGCAGCGACGCAGCATAA
- a CDS encoding response regulator transcription factor, which yields MNTAAPLVTILDDEPAIRSMLSDALEEAGFRTLSFGRATEFEAALQSATPDVCLVDLSLPDKDGLTLVHRLALEQGATVIIISGRAQVQDRVTGLELGADDYIIKPFDPAEVVARIRARLRRGQAQPQSGNTARFSGWVAHFDSYVLEDENGDKTPFSHAEGEVLRLFLERPKRLISRAVMQESLGGAAGESFDRAMDVRISRLRTKLREDPKNPHLIKTIYGAGYIFLGDVHWG from the coding sequence ATGAATACCGCCGCGCCCCTTGTGACCATTCTGGATGACGAACCCGCAATCCGCTCGATGCTTTCGGACGCACTGGAGGAGGCCGGGTTTCGCACCCTAAGCTTTGGCCGCGCCACCGAATTTGAGGCCGCGTTGCAATCCGCCACGCCGGATGTCTGTCTGGTGGACCTGTCGCTGCCGGACAAAGACGGGCTGACGCTGGTGCACCGTCTGGCACTGGAACAGGGCGCAACCGTCATCATCATTTCCGGCCGCGCTCAGGTGCAGGACCGGGTCACCGGGCTGGAACTGGGGGCGGATGACTACATCATCAAACCCTTTGACCCAGCTGAGGTGGTCGCGCGGATCCGCGCCCGGTTACGCCGGGGGCAGGCACAGCCACAATCCGGCAACACGGCGCGGTTTTCCGGCTGGGTGGCGCATTTTGACAGCTATGTTCTTGAGGATGAGAACGGCGATAAAACACCGTTTTCCCATGCCGAAGGTGAGGTGCTGCGCCTGTTCCTTGAACGGCCGAAACGGCTGATTTCCCGCGCTGTCATGCAGGAAAGCCTTGGTGGGGCGGCTGGCGAAAGCTTTGACCGGGCGATGGATGTGCGGATTTCACGGCTGCGCACCAAACTGCGTGAGGATCCGAAAAACCCCCATCTAATCAAGACGATCTATGGCGCGGGCTATATCTTTCTGGGGGACGTGCACTGGGGCTGA
- a CDS encoding saccharopine dehydrogenase: MTHLWVRAEQRQNEDRVGLTPEGVKALIAAGIRVTVEESSTRALPIDGYREAGADIAPENTWPEAPLDAIIFGLKELPEDGTPLPHKHIMFGHAYKGQHSGKALLERFKEGGGTLYDLEYLVDESGRRVAAFGYWAGYAGAAVTLKTWAAQQRGEVCPAVGVYKDKDALNAELLAEVEATGKPLPKAIVIGALGRVGTGAADLCEAMGVAVTKWDMAETASGGPFPEILEHDLFLNCIFARPGTPVFVPREALAQDRNLTAIGDVACDPDSDYNPIPVYDRATTWAEPALRVADAPVMDVMAIDNLPSMLPAESSEDYAAQLLPSLLTLTDLDSGVWGRAEATFAEHVAKV; encoded by the coding sequence ATGACACATCTTTGGGTTCGCGCCGAACAGCGCCAGAACGAAGACCGCGTTGGCCTGACCCCCGAAGGCGTCAAGGCCCTGATCGCAGCGGGCATCCGCGTCACCGTCGAAGAAAGCAGCACCCGCGCGCTGCCAATCGATGGCTACCGCGAGGCCGGAGCGGACATTGCGCCGGAAAACACCTGGCCCGAGGCCCCGCTGGACGCGATCATCTTTGGCCTGAAAGAACTGCCCGAAGATGGCACGCCCCTGCCCCATAAGCACATCATGTTCGGCCATGCATATAAGGGCCAGCATTCGGGCAAGGCGCTGCTGGAACGGTTCAAAGAAGGCGGCGGCACGCTTTACGATCTGGAATACCTCGTCGATGAATCCGGCCGCCGTGTTGCGGCCTTTGGCTACTGGGCGGGCTATGCCGGGGCGGCCGTGACGCTGAAGACCTGGGCCGCACAGCAACGGGGTGAGGTCTGCCCAGCCGTTGGCGTCTACAAAGACAAAGATGCGCTGAACGCCGAACTGCTGGCCGAGGTCGAAGCCACCGGCAAACCGCTGCCCAAGGCCATCGTGATCGGCGCCCTGGGCCGGGTTGGCACCGGCGCGGCGGATCTGTGCGAAGCCATGGGTGTTGCGGTCACCAAATGGGATATGGCCGAAACCGCCAGCGGCGGCCCCTTCCCGGAAATTCTGGAACACGACCTGTTCCTGAACTGCATCTTTGCCCGCCCCGGCACGCCGGTCTTTGTCCCGCGTGAGGCGCTGGCGCAGGATCGCAACCTGACCGCCATTGGCGATGTCGCCTGTGACCCAGACAGCGATTATAACCCGATCCCCGTCTATGATCGTGCCACCACCTGGGCCGAACCGGCCCTGCGCGTCGCCGACGCCCCGGTGATGGACGTCATGGCGATTGATAACTTGCCCTCGATGCTACCTGCCGAAAGCTCCGAGGATTATGCAGCACAACTCTTGCCCTCCCTCTTGACGCTGACCGATCTGGACAGCGGCGTATGGGGCCGGGCCGAAGCAACCTTTGCCGAACATGTGGCCAAGGTCTGA